Proteins encoded in a region of the uncultured Paludibaculum sp. genome:
- a CDS encoding glycosyltransferase family 9 protein, which produces MPSVVEQLPPGARVLVVRLRSLGDCVLTTPAVSLLKQHRPDLEIAVVVEGRFAQLFSGNPDVTAILPPSKRAVLGFHPTLAINFHGGSRSAALTGLSLAPHRAGFGHFRQQWVYNIHIPRAQQILGEERVVHTAEHLASAVFYLGVPSSDIPRARLFCAPPPRRAAYAVVHPMASAVDKTWPVSRFLVLAGHLRESGLPPVIIGGPGDDLSAFSGFEMLAGAPLEEVKSLLSGAELFVGNDSGPAHMAAAFGVPVVVLYGTSDPVIWAPWRTRSQILSNPGGLAGVPVEDAIAAVERLRGVAQ; this is translated from the coding sequence ATGCCATCCGTCGTCGAGCAGTTGCCCCCCGGCGCACGGGTTCTGGTTGTGCGGCTCAGATCCTTGGGTGACTGTGTTCTGACGACCCCCGCCGTATCACTGCTAAAGCAGCACCGTCCAGACCTGGAGATCGCCGTCGTGGTGGAAGGCCGCTTCGCGCAGCTCTTCTCCGGCAACCCCGACGTGACGGCCATCCTCCCTCCCTCGAAACGCGCGGTTCTCGGTTTTCATCCCACCCTGGCCATTAACTTTCACGGCGGATCACGCAGCGCGGCGTTGACCGGGCTGTCGCTGGCGCCGCACCGCGCCGGTTTCGGCCATTTCCGTCAACAGTGGGTTTACAACATCCACATTCCGCGAGCCCAGCAGATCCTGGGCGAAGAACGAGTGGTGCATACTGCGGAACATTTGGCTTCGGCCGTGTTCTATCTGGGTGTGCCTTCCAGTGACATTCCCCGCGCGCGCCTGTTCTGCGCGCCTCCGCCTCGGCGCGCCGCATACGCGGTGGTGCATCCGATGGCCTCCGCTGTCGACAAGACATGGCCGGTCAGTCGCTTCCTGGTCCTCGCCGGGCATCTGCGCGAGTCGGGGCTGCCGCCCGTGATCATCGGCGGTCCGGGCGACGATCTTTCCGCCTTTTCCGGGTTTGAGATGCTGGCCGGCGCTCCTCTGGAAGAGGTGAAGTCGCTGCTCTCCGGCGCGGAGCTCTTCGTGGGAAACGACAGCGGCCCTGCTCACATGGCGGCCGCCTTTGGAGTACCGGTGGTTGTGCTTTACGGAACATCCGATCCTGTAATCTGGGCGCCCTGGAGAACACGAAGCCAGATTCTTTCCAACCCTGGCGGTCTGGCCGGCGTACCGGTGGAAGACGCCATCGCCGCCGTGGAACGGCTGCGGGGGGTGGCGCAGTGA
- a CDS encoding Trm112 family protein yields MAVSQELLEILVCPVCKESVALTEDKSGLKCPACHRVYPIRDDIPVMLVDEARVEE; encoded by the coding sequence ATGGCTGTCAGTCAAGAACTGCTGGAGATTCTGGTGTGCCCGGTCTGCAAGGAATCCGTGGCGCTGACCGAAGACAAGAGTGGCCTGAAATGCCCGGCGTGCCATCGGGTCTACCCGATCCGCGACGACATCCCAGTCATGCTGGTGGATGAAGCACGGGTCGAGGAGTAG
- a CDS encoding SRPBCC domain-containing protein: MPRGFPLFVLAFCLVIFFCWIGLTITHEDRTIDTEITIAAPPEAVWRILTDTGNYAMWNPFILTLSGTLSDGEKLHVTVRPPGDSEMDFVVRIVTITPNRELAWRGGLAVPGIFTGEHRFLLEPIGDGRTKLKQSEHFSGLLVGPLFAGMLDRTEVGFRAMNEALKARCEVRP, encoded by the coding sequence ATGCCTCGCGGGTTCCCACTTTTTGTTCTGGCGTTCTGCCTGGTGATCTTCTTCTGTTGGATTGGCCTCACCATCACGCACGAAGACCGCACGATTGACACGGAAATCACTATCGCGGCACCACCTGAGGCGGTGTGGCGCATCCTCACCGACACCGGCAACTACGCGATGTGGAATCCGTTCATCCTTACACTCTCGGGGACATTGTCCGACGGCGAGAAACTGCACGTAACCGTACGGCCACCCGGCGACAGTGAAATGGACTTCGTGGTGAGGATCGTCACCATCACACCGAACCGCGAGCTTGCCTGGCGCGGCGGTCTGGCGGTGCCCGGCATATTCACCGGCGAGCACCGGTTCCTGCTGGAGCCCATCGGCGATGGCCGGACCAAACTGAAGCAATCAGAGCACTTCTCCGGATTGCTGGTGGGCCCGCTGTTCGCCGGCATGCTCGACCGTACGGAGGTCGGCTTCCGGGCCATGAATGAGGCGCTGAAGGCGCGCTGTGAAGTCCGGCCCTGA
- a CDS encoding methylated-DNA--[protein]-cysteine S-methyltransferase, with protein sequence MPKWTCVPLGSRLVLFVEAEGDVLRRAWFEKRAEDLPPGWTAEDRDDTLPVLAEARRQLQEYVAGRLRHFTVPFRLDGTAFQQEVWRQLTQIPCGEVRSYANVAQAIGRPKAVRAVGAANGSNPLPVFVPCHRVIGSDGSLTGFSAGLEVKRALLALEGAPVQQGLPLGEE encoded by the coding sequence ATGCCGAAGTGGACTTGCGTCCCCCTGGGAAGCCGGCTCGTGCTGTTCGTCGAAGCCGAAGGCGACGTGCTGCGCCGCGCGTGGTTTGAGAAGCGGGCCGAGGATCTGCCGCCTGGATGGACCGCCGAAGATCGCGACGACACTCTTCCCGTCCTGGCGGAAGCGCGTCGACAATTGCAGGAGTATGTGGCGGGACGGCTGCGGCACTTTACTGTACCTTTCCGGCTGGATGGCACGGCATTCCAGCAGGAAGTCTGGCGGCAGTTGACGCAGATTCCCTGCGGCGAGGTGCGGAGCTACGCCAACGTCGCGCAGGCGATCGGCCGGCCCAAGGCGGTTCGCGCCGTCGGCGCCGCCAACGGCAGCAACCCGTTGCCGGTGTTTGTTCCCTGTCACCGGGTGATCGGCAGTGACGGGTCGCTCACCGGGTTCTCGGCCGGACTGGAAGTGAAACGGGCTTTGCTGGCTTTGGAAGGCGCGCCTGTTCAGCAGGGGCTGCCGCTGGGCGAGGAGTAG
- the lpxK gene encoding tetraacyldisaccharide 4'-kinase has protein sequence MRAKLIYLLYWTLQALAFPFLLLYLALRIHRNSAYANRVSERFGFLPRPLHRTVPGAIWLHAVSVGEAITAVGLLKRLKQELPYAPIYVSCTTLAGRAMAEQKLEGLADGVFYAPIDYRFAVRRVLRSLKPSVVVVMETEIWPNLYRETCRSGARLLVINGRISDKALPKYLRFRWFFQAALSWPDAILAQDAIACSRYEQLGAIQAITAGNLKYDFDPETATIAPAIQNWLRRTDPERIWIAASTMPPAEPDDPDEDDIVLDTFQQLQERYPRLLLILVPRRPERFDEAAAKLTARGIPFQRRSKLGDAPTSVLLVDTIGELSGLFRVADVVFMGGTFPHRGGHNILEPAAFGAPVVTGPHMENFSEIATAFRAAGAVATVRDPADLALTVSKLLYNREMGEIGRQLSDERRGATARAVSAVVHAYDAALVRPTRWNPLSWLWRAGMAVDRGIKSLSLDLPTQPVISVGNLAMGGSAKTPFVLWLCQHLSKEQHHPAVLMRGYRRASSEPIVTALPSETVPVERTGEEAQLVLWSGHAAVGVGADRRAAREALAKRYPFDVVVLDDGFQSWRLHRDLDIVLIDALDPFRDGLFPGGTLREPFSALKRAGAVVITRTEPGRSYLGLNVEIRRHNQHVPIFLARSVAEAPPIPPGTTVGAFCGLGQPESFRRTLKELGLNVEFFMEFPDHHHYEEQDLQPLAMRSQVLLTTEKDLLNIDPDLARACNVTAISLRLEITDEANLLALIHKAMK, from the coding sequence CCTGCACCGGACGGTACCCGGCGCCATCTGGTTGCACGCCGTTTCCGTCGGTGAGGCGATTACGGCTGTTGGTCTGTTGAAGCGCCTCAAACAGGAATTGCCCTACGCACCCATCTATGTGTCCTGCACGACATTGGCTGGACGCGCCATGGCCGAGCAGAAGCTGGAAGGCCTGGCCGACGGAGTCTTCTACGCTCCCATCGACTATCGCTTTGCAGTACGTCGCGTGCTCCGCTCTCTGAAACCGTCCGTGGTTGTCGTGATGGAGACCGAGATCTGGCCCAATCTCTATCGGGAAACTTGCCGTTCCGGCGCACGCCTTCTGGTGATCAATGGGCGTATCTCCGACAAAGCCCTGCCCAAATACCTGCGCTTCCGCTGGTTCTTCCAGGCTGCTCTTTCTTGGCCGGATGCCATTCTGGCCCAGGATGCAATTGCCTGTTCACGGTATGAACAACTTGGTGCTATTCAGGCAATTACCGCAGGTAATTTAAAGTATGACTTTGATCCCGAAACGGCCACGATAGCACCCGCCATCCAGAACTGGCTGCGCCGCACGGATCCCGAGCGAATCTGGATCGCCGCGTCCACCATGCCGCCCGCCGAACCGGACGACCCCGATGAAGACGACATCGTTCTCGACACCTTCCAGCAATTACAGGAGCGCTACCCGCGCCTCCTGCTGATTCTCGTACCTCGCCGGCCGGAGCGTTTCGACGAAGCCGCCGCCAAACTCACCGCACGTGGCATCCCATTCCAGAGGCGTTCGAAACTCGGCGACGCTCCGACATCAGTACTGCTCGTCGACACCATCGGCGAACTGAGCGGCCTGTTCCGCGTCGCCGACGTCGTCTTCATGGGTGGCACGTTCCCCCACCGGGGAGGCCACAACATCCTGGAACCGGCCGCCTTTGGCGCACCTGTGGTGACCGGCCCCCACATGGAGAACTTCTCGGAGATCGCCACAGCCTTCCGGGCCGCGGGCGCGGTGGCCACCGTTCGCGATCCGGCGGATTTGGCTTTGACCGTCTCGAAACTGCTCTACAACCGCGAGATGGGCGAGATTGGCAGGCAGCTCTCGGACGAACGCCGCGGAGCCACCGCCCGAGCGGTCAGCGCGGTTGTCCACGCCTATGATGCAGCCCTCGTCCGCCCAACCCGCTGGAATCCGCTCAGTTGGCTCTGGCGGGCAGGCATGGCCGTCGATCGTGGCATCAAGAGTCTTTCCCTCGACCTCCCCACCCAGCCGGTGATCAGCGTCGGCAACCTGGCCATGGGAGGAAGCGCAAAAACGCCTTTTGTTTTATGGCTATGCCAGCATCTTTCTAAAGAACAACATCACCCTGCCGTACTGATGCGCGGCTATCGACGTGCATCGAGCGAACCCATTGTCACGGCCCTGCCCAGCGAGACCGTACCCGTGGAACGAACCGGCGAAGAAGCGCAACTCGTCCTGTGGTCGGGCCACGCCGCTGTTGGCGTCGGTGCCGATCGCCGGGCCGCCCGCGAAGCCCTGGCCAAGCGGTACCCGTTTGATGTCGTAGTCCTGGACGACGGCTTCCAAAGCTGGCGCCTGCACCGCGACCTCGACATCGTCCTGATCGATGCGCTGGATCCGTTCCGCGACGGACTTTTCCCGGGCGGGACCCTGCGCGAGCCTTTCTCTGCCTTGAAACGGGCCGGAGCCGTGGTCATCACCCGCACCGAGCCCGGCCGCTCGTATTTGGGTTTGAACGTCGAGATTCGCCGCCACAACCAGCACGTACCCATCTTCCTGGCACGTTCCGTGGCGGAGGCGCCGCCCATTCCGCCCGGCACCACGGTGGGCGCATTCTGCGGGTTGGGCCAGCCGGAGAGCTTCCGAAGGACGTTGAAGGAACTGGGGCTAAACGTAGAATTCTTTATGGAGTTTCCCGATCATCATCACTACGAGGAGCAAGACCTGCAACCGCTGGCCATGCGTTCCCAAGTGTTGCTGACCACGGAGAAGGATCTGCTGAACATCGACCCCGACCTGGCACGCGCGTGCAATGTCACCGCGATCAGCTTGAGGCTGGAAATTACGGACGAAGCCAATTTGCTGGCGCTCATCCACAAGGCAATGAAGTAG